Proteins from one Stenotrophomonas aracearum genomic window:
- a CDS encoding copper chaperone PCu(A)C has product MITKPFVCVLLGLCAAAASAGAAEPACVSLTGGWVRLPPPGMTMAAGYGTIRNDCKAAVTVVGVGSKAFDDVSLHETTLADGVSRMRAVETLPIAPGKEVTLKPGGLHLMLMEPVVKVTEGAELPVRLSLQDGRKVDGTLKVRR; this is encoded by the coding sequence ATGATAACCAAACCATTCGTGTGCGTATTGTTGGGCCTGTGTGCGGCCGCAGCATCGGCCGGTGCTGCGGAACCGGCGTGTGTCAGCCTCACTGGAGGCTGGGTGCGGTTGCCGCCGCCGGGGATGACGATGGCGGCTGGCTACGGAACCATCCGGAATGACTGCAAGGCTGCCGTGACCGTAGTCGGCGTGGGCAGCAAGGCTTTCGACGATGTGTCGCTGCACGAGACCACCCTGGCCGATGGCGTCAGCCGGATGCGCGCAGTGGAGACGTTGCCGATCGCGCCGGGGAAGGAGGTCACACTGAAACCGGGCGGGCTGCACCTGATGCTGATGGAGCCGGTGGTGAAAGTGACGGAAGGGGCAGAGCTGCCCGTGCGCCTGAGCCTGCAGGACGGGCGCAAGGTGGATGGAACGTTGAAGGTGCGCCGGTAG
- a CDS encoding enoyl-CoA hydratase/isomerase family protein produces MTTLIEVINHGPIRELRLARPPVNALDTELCRHLIHAINQAMADDVHGLVLSGSERIFSAGMDVPHLLSHGEDRHKLLDSWQAFFGAVRTLAESRIPVVAALTGHAPAGGCVLALCCDYRIMARSTDPAQPNVIGLNEVQVGLVAPEGIQRLMRRVVGHHRASQLLIGGEMVPAERALEIGLVDELVAPADVVPRAVAWLGRLLKLPRQPMLHTRSVARADLHEALHADLIQLDRFVEAWYAPDAQQALQTLVERLGSAGRRPAPDAA; encoded by the coding sequence ATGACGACGCTTATCGAGGTGATCAACCATGGCCCCATCCGTGAGCTGCGGCTGGCCCGCCCGCCGGTCAACGCGCTGGACACCGAGCTGTGCCGTCACCTGATCCACGCGATCAACCAGGCCATGGCCGATGACGTGCACGGCCTGGTGCTGTCGGGCAGCGAGCGCATCTTCAGCGCCGGCATGGACGTGCCGCACCTGCTCAGCCATGGCGAGGACAGGCACAAGCTGCTGGACAGCTGGCAGGCGTTCTTCGGCGCGGTGCGTACCCTGGCCGAAAGCCGGATCCCGGTGGTGGCCGCGCTGACCGGGCACGCTCCGGCCGGCGGCTGCGTGCTGGCGCTGTGCTGCGACTACCGGATCATGGCGCGCAGCACCGACCCGGCGCAGCCGAACGTGATCGGCCTGAACGAAGTGCAGGTGGGGCTGGTGGCGCCGGAAGGCATCCAGCGGCTGATGCGCCGCGTGGTCGGCCACCACCGGGCCTCGCAGCTGCTGATCGGCGGCGAGATGGTGCCGGCCGAGCGTGCGCTGGAAATCGGACTGGTGGACGAACTGGTCGCCCCCGCCGACGTGGTGCCGCGTGCGGTGGCCTGGCTGGGTCGCCTGCTGAAGCTGCCCCGGCAGCCGATGCTGCACACCCGCAGCGTCGCCCGCGCCGACCTGCACGAGGCCCTGCACGCCGACCTGATCCAGCTGGACCGCTTCGTGGAGGCCTGGTACGCGCCGGACGCCCAGCAGGCCCTGCAGACCCTCGTAGAGCGCCTGGGTAGTGCCGGCCGCCGGCCGGCTCCCGACGCTGCCTGA